A single window of Thalassomonas viridans DNA harbors:
- the tssJ gene encoding type VI secretion system lipoprotein TssJ — translation MMARSPTRFFLTVLFGLFITACASRVDKEVGFVYEIQAVKNINPNFSGDPSPVLLRVFQLTNDVNFAKSGFTDLLATDLVGLGNELIKSNDYLVQPGSTESIKIDIAKETKYFGLVSGFMDIENASWRQLVAVPQKGKFSFGRSKLLIKVNKLSISARIPE, via the coding sequence ATGATGGCCAGATCACCAACCCGCTTTTTTTTAACCGTCTTATTTGGGCTTTTTATCACCGCCTGTGCATCCCGCGTGGATAAAGAGGTTGGTTTTGTTTATGAAATCCAGGCGGTAAAAAACATCAACCCCAATTTTTCCGGCGATCCGTCACCTGTGCTTTTAAGGGTGTTTCAGCTTACCAATGATGTGAATTTTGCTAAATCCGGTTTTACGGATTTACTGGCAACAGATCTGGTGGGCTTAGGCAATGAACTGATAAAAAGTAACGACTATTTGGTGCAGCCGGGCAGTACAGAGTCCATTAAAATTGATATTGCTAAAGAGACTAAATATTTCGGCCTGGTGTCGGGTTTTATGGATATTGAAAATGCCTCGTGGCGGCAGCTGGTGGCGGTGCCTCAAAAGGGGAAGTTTAGTTTTGGCAGAAGTAAGCTTTTGATCAAGGTGAATAAGTTGAGTATCAGCGCCCGGATCCCGGAGTAA
- the tagH gene encoding type VI secretion system-associated FHA domain protein TagH — protein sequence MAATLELSVVNTQQPQTPAQVISIDEAGATIGRGADNSCVLEDAKRFISAKHAQVDYFQDSFFLTDTSTNGCWLQGAGEAIGKGNRVKLDSNSVIIVGPYELHFHLLQGADSDLAVSPDKPVFTDNSRDPIQQILTDIEPGHTPSEPALSQDLPTSPAPLDSDNHQHSDIPLSDGADNALDGYFKPEHAAVEKIPTDWDFNEPACSPEQQALEPVGGSNKQGEHSDGNIQQIPTASAVELPVQASDESEGKKAEDSRDAIVSLSRQLGLELPPELLQNPEPFIGDITDVVNEAVAGIIRLINGRAVFKQSSRLSMTTIQPRSNNPLKFSADKHEALEHLFTRSKPAYLGAKAAVRQAITDVQIHEMAYLAGLQAALLQVLEALSPGKIEETTAAPANKLRGLLSAPKHWQQYKAVHQQLKARINENLNEFLGQDFARAYEQQVLKLNQEHQESSK from the coding sequence ATGGCTGCCACTTTAGAACTCAGTGTCGTCAATACCCAACAACCTCAAACACCTGCGCAGGTTATCAGCATAGATGAAGCCGGAGCTACCATAGGCAGAGGAGCCGATAACAGCTGTGTACTTGAAGATGCGAAACGTTTTATTTCTGCCAAACATGCCCAGGTGGATTATTTTCAGGACAGTTTTTTCCTTACCGACACCAGTACCAATGGCTGCTGGTTACAGGGAGCCGGTGAGGCAATAGGCAAAGGGAACAGGGTCAAACTCGACAGTAACAGTGTGATTATCGTCGGGCCTTATGAGTTGCATTTTCACTTGCTTCAGGGGGCGGACAGCGACCTGGCGGTTTCCCCGGATAAGCCGGTTTTTACGGATAATAGCCGGGATCCTATCCAGCAAATACTAACGGACATTGAGCCCGGCCATACGCCGTCAGAACCTGCTTTATCACAAGACCTGCCGACCTCACCTGCACCTTTGGATTCAGACAATCACCAGCATAGTGATATTCCCTTAAGCGACGGTGCAGACAACGCGCTTGATGGTTATTTTAAACCCGAGCATGCTGCTGTTGAGAAAATTCCAACCGACTGGGATTTTAATGAGCCGGCTTGTTCCCCTGAGCAACAGGCACTTGAACCTGTAGGCGGCTCTAATAAGCAAGGCGAGCATTCTGACGGGAATATACAACAGATACCGACTGCCAGTGCCGTTGAGCTGCCGGTACAGGCTAGCGATGAAAGCGAGGGGAAAAAAGCGGAGGATAGCCGTGATGCGATAGTCAGCTTAAGCCGGCAGCTGGGGCTTGAACTTCCGCCTGAATTGCTGCAAAACCCCGAGCCTTTTATCGGCGACATTACCGATGTGGTGAATGAAGCTGTGGCAGGCATTATCCGGTTAATCAATGGCAGGGCGGTTTTTAAACAAAGCTCAAGACTGTCGATGACGACAATTCAGCCCAGATCCAACAATCCGCTGAAGTTTTCTGCCGATAAACACGAGGCGTTAGAGCATTTGTTTACCCGCAGCAAACCCGCCTATCTTGGGGCGAAAGCGGCTGTCAGGCAGGCGATCACCGATGTGCAAATTCATGAAATGGCATATCTGGCGGGACTCCAGGCTGCCCTGCTGCAAGTATTGGAGGCCTTATCTCCGGGAAAGATAGAAGAAACAACCGCCGCACCTGCCAATAAGTTACGCGGCTTATTGTCCGCGCCTAAGCATTGGCAGCAGTACAAAGCGGTTCACCAGCAGCTTAAGGCCAGGATCAATGAGAACCTTAACGAATTTTTAGGGCAGGATTTTGCCCGGGCCTATGAACAACAGGTGTTGAAACTTAACCAGGAACATCAGGAGTCGAGCAAATGA
- the tssK gene encoding type VI secretion system baseplate subunit TssK: MPGQKRVVWTEGMLMLPQHFQQQTRYFEQLIQRQHYHYEYPMWGVAELEIDTALLNAGKISLVRASGFFPDGSFFELPERDKLPAALDITGQDRGQIIYLCLYVFHTNNSEVNRDQQKAGYCRYLLEEIALRDISCEHAEKNHVEVCALNLRLLREKDDRAEYLYIPLARVQEVKGDGSVVLSHEFIASTINIKRSAYMDSVLKELESVARHRAGAIAGRICVEGKAVASEVSDFLMLQCLNRYLPRLGHVSCQACIHPYSLFLLFIEIIGEFSTFTRAGKLAPDLPDYNHYELTECFSVLIGELKTAFSTVLEQRSVNIPLEDRSYGVNVGKIPDKQLLANSAFVLAVSADMGLDELRKFFPGQVKIGAVEEIKELVNVQLPGIQINSLAVAPRQIPYQKGTVYFELVQQGQYWQSLETSGGIAIHVGRKFPNLKLELWAVRAG; this comes from the coding sequence ATGCCCGGACAAAAAAGAGTGGTGTGGACGGAAGGCATGCTGATGCTGCCACAACATTTTCAGCAGCAAACCCGCTATTTTGAGCAGTTAATTCAGCGTCAGCACTATCATTATGAATATCCCATGTGGGGGGTGGCCGAGCTTGAAATCGATACCGCATTACTCAATGCCGGTAAGATCAGCCTGGTAAGGGCATCGGGTTTTTTCCCCGACGGCAGTTTTTTCGAGCTCCCGGAGCGGGATAAGCTGCCCGCTGCGCTGGATATTACCGGGCAGGATCGAGGACAGATCATTTATCTGTGTCTGTATGTTTTTCATACCAACAATAGCGAAGTAAACCGGGATCAGCAAAAAGCCGGATACTGCCGTTATTTGCTTGAGGAAATCGCATTAAGGGATATCAGCTGTGAGCATGCGGAGAAAAACCATGTGGAGGTGTGCGCATTAAATTTAAGGTTACTCAGGGAAAAGGATGACAGGGCTGAGTATCTCTACATTCCTCTTGCCCGGGTGCAGGAAGTAAAAGGGGATGGCAGCGTGGTGTTAAGTCATGAGTTTATTGCTTCAACTATCAATATCAAGCGCAGCGCTTATATGGACAGCGTGCTGAAAGAGCTGGAAAGTGTTGCCCGCCACCGCGCCGGGGCGATTGCCGGACGGATCTGTGTAGAAGGCAAGGCAGTGGCAAGCGAGGTGTCCGATTTTTTGATGCTGCAGTGCCTGAACCGCTATTTACCCCGCTTAGGGCATGTCAGCTGTCAGGCCTGTATTCATCCTTACTCCCTGTTTTTGCTTTTTATCGAGATCATCGGCGAATTCTCAACTTTTACCCGTGCCGGCAAACTCGCCCCGGATTTGCCGGATTATAACCATTATGAGCTGACGGAATGTTTCAGCGTCCTGATCGGCGAACTCAAAACCGCCTTTAGTACCGTGCTGGAACAAAGGTCCGTTAATATTCCCCTGGAAGACCGCAGCTATGGCGTTAATGTCGGAAAAATTCCTGATAAGCAGCTGCTGGCCAACAGTGCCTTTGTGCTGGCGGTGAGTGCGGATATGGGCCTGGATGAGTTGAGGAAGTTTTTCCCGGGGCAGGTGAAGATAGGTGCGGTGGAGGAAATCAAAGAATTAGTGAATGTGCAGTTGCCGGGTATTCAAATCAACTCACTGGCGGTGGCGCCAAGGCAAATTCCCTATCAAAAAGGCACGGTTTATTTCGAGCTGGTGCAACAGGGGCAATACTGGCAAAGCCTGGAAACATCGGGAGGTATTGCCATTCATGTCGGACGTAAATTTCCCAACCTGAAACTGGAGCTTTGGGCGGTAAGGGCCGGTTAA
- a CDS encoding DUF2169 family type VI secretion system accessory protein — MLQLVNHTPFASQLLITTNPEGEDIAVLCIKATFTLLPEIMPADEQLPVILSDEFLADPQTSSLLYASECLPAKPGQDIVVNGTAWSPTGREEPQFDCGITLGEFSKNIRIFGDRHWHKGKITTPIPINSMALTYENAYGGYHHFLPDLPLSPQSALYYPHNPIGKGFCGRRKGNELQGMPLPNLENPQDLITDSQKPMLPWNLGYIPGHWSPRKEYSGTYDLHWQQQRSPLLPLDFNRKFFFSGAYGCNLPPASVSGGEKVELINLAQQNIIAFTLPKCELTIQVNFNGEVSRVEPALETLLFEPDHNRFCFLWKTEINCHKNPLLLNEVNISLLKCRHIAGLS; from the coding sequence ATGTTACAGCTGGTCAACCATACCCCTTTTGCCAGTCAACTCCTGATCACCACCAACCCTGAGGGTGAAGACATTGCCGTACTGTGCATCAAGGCCACTTTCACCCTGCTGCCTGAGATCATGCCCGCAGATGAACAACTGCCGGTAATTCTCAGCGATGAATTCTTGGCTGACCCACAAACATCCAGCCTGTTATATGCAAGCGAATGCCTGCCGGCTAAACCGGGACAGGATATCGTGGTAAACGGCACCGCCTGGTCCCCCACGGGCAGGGAGGAACCGCAATTTGACTGCGGCATCACCCTGGGGGAATTTTCAAAAAACATCCGTATTTTTGGCGATCGTCACTGGCATAAGGGCAAGATCACGACGCCGATACCTATAAATTCCATGGCGTTAACTTATGAAAATGCCTACGGCGGTTACCACCACTTTTTACCCGATTTGCCTCTCTCCCCCCAGTCTGCGCTCTATTACCCGCACAACCCCATAGGGAAAGGATTTTGTGGCCGAAGAAAAGGCAATGAACTCCAGGGGATGCCCTTGCCTAACCTGGAAAACCCGCAAGACCTTATCACAGACAGCCAAAAGCCGATGCTGCCCTGGAACTTAGGTTATATTCCCGGCCATTGGTCGCCGAGAAAAGAATACAGCGGTACTTATGACCTGCACTGGCAACAGCAACGCAGCCCGTTACTGCCGCTGGACTTTAACCGCAAGTTCTTCTTTAGCGGTGCCTACGGCTGTAACCTGCCCCCCGCCTCCGTTTCCGGAGGCGAAAAGGTTGAACTTATCAACTTAGCGCAGCAAAACATCATCGCCTTTACGCTGCCAAAATGTGAGCTCACCATACAAGTAAACTTTAACGGCGAGGTTTCCCGGGTAGAGCCGGCCCTGGAAACCTTGCTATTCGAGCCGGATCACAACCGTTTTTGTTTTTTATGGAAAACAGAAATCAACTGCCATAAAAACCCCTTGTTATTAAACGAGGTTAATATCTCCCTGCTAAAATGCCGGCACATTGCCGGATTAAGTTAA
- a CDS encoding DUF4150 domain-containing protein — protein sequence MASTVYANGRGVVHKQSGGTSLVFPDVCKTPTPSGPVPIPYPNTGKASDTSSGTRKVKVDGQMAMVKGAKYSTSSGDEAGSAGGVVSGVTKGECEFMLYSFDVKFEGKNVCRLGDMLFHNKKNIMG from the coding sequence ATGGCCAGCACTGTATATGCCAACGGCAGAGGCGTGGTACACAAACAAAGCGGCGGTACCAGCCTGGTCTTTCCCGATGTCTGTAAAACGCCGACCCCCTCAGGGCCGGTGCCCATCCCCTACCCCAATACCGGCAAGGCATCCGATACCAGTTCAGGTACCCGGAAAGTCAAGGTTGATGGCCAGATGGCTATGGTCAAAGGAGCAAAATATTCCACTTCCAGCGGCGACGAAGCCGGCTCTGCCGGCGGGGTTGTCAGCGGGGTCACGAAAGGAGAATGTGAGTTTATGCTCTATTCCTTTGATGTTAAATTCGAAGGTAAAAACGTCTGCCGTCTCGGGGACATGCTTTTTCATAACAAAAAAAACATCATGGGCTAG
- the icmH gene encoding type IVB secretion system protein IcmH/DotU, with protein MSNHDDNTIAMPNPGGRRGGRHDETQIAGADFARRVRASLDATQPLSLDSLENPLLAAANEILIFAGSVAVIAPGSGAEQLRLDIENKLLAFETLAVQGGETRETALTARYLLCCLVDEIVLTTPWGNDSHWAELTLLSKLHNETWGGEKFFQLTGKLLQQPEYNINLLELIYVCLSLGFAGKYRIAKDNGATLLKINQQLAAAISRVRRQENTPLSPAWQGIGAPSGQASSYTSPYLLLSLLIIVLAIGYFSFFFLLRGQAEPVYRHLSDVAWEELISWEKQQTQDKESVDREAGDKVLLDNMTRLFAQDIRQGLISVDLAQGFVVIRLKHTGLFASGSQTPDSRFLPDKVAFKAMLDGYRGAVLVVGHTDSTGKADSNWSISLSRANAIKAWLTSMTAYSGRIYARGMADSQPLADNTSDENRSRNRRVEVMLLAKGLHAWR; from the coding sequence GTGTCTAACCATGATGACAACACTATCGCCATGCCAAACCCGGGAGGACGCCGGGGAGGTCGCCATGATGAAACGCAAATTGCCGGAGCGGATTTTGCCCGCCGTGTCCGGGCCAGCCTGGATGCTACGCAGCCCCTTTCCCTTGACAGCCTGGAAAACCCTTTACTGGCGGCAGCCAATGAAATTTTGATTTTTGCCGGCAGTGTCGCGGTAATCGCTCCGGGAAGCGGGGCAGAGCAGTTGAGGCTGGATATCGAAAACAAGCTGCTGGCATTTGAAACTTTGGCTGTCCAGGGAGGAGAGACCCGGGAGACGGCACTGACCGCACGCTATTTATTATGCTGCCTGGTGGATGAGATCGTATTAACCACTCCCTGGGGCAATGACAGCCATTGGGCGGAGCTGACCCTGCTGAGTAAGTTACACAATGAAACCTGGGGAGGAGAAAAGTTTTTCCAGCTAACGGGCAAATTGCTGCAACAGCCGGAGTACAATATTAACCTGCTGGAGCTTATTTATGTTTGCCTGAGCCTGGGGTTTGCCGGTAAGTACCGGATAGCCAAAGATAACGGTGCGACCTTGCTCAAGATTAACCAGCAACTGGCAGCGGCCATTTCCCGGGTGCGCCGCCAGGAGAACACGCCCTTATCTCCCGCCTGGCAGGGGATCGGCGCTCCTTCGGGACAGGCATCAAGTTACACTTCCCCCTATTTACTGCTTTCGCTGTTAATCATTGTTTTGGCCATAGGCTATTTTTCTTTTTTCTTTTTATTGCGCGGTCAGGCAGAGCCGGTATACCGTCATCTGTCGGATGTTGCCTGGGAAGAACTGATTTCCTGGGAGAAACAACAAACCCAGGATAAAGAGAGCGTTGACAGGGAAGCCGGTGACAAAGTGTTATTGGATAATATGACTCGGCTGTTTGCACAGGATATCCGCCAGGGCTTGATTAGTGTTGATTTGGCACAGGGCTTTGTGGTGATCCGCTTAAAGCATACCGGTTTATTCGCGAGCGGTAGTCAGACGCCGGATAGCCGATTTTTACCGGATAAAGTCGCTTTTAAAGCCATGCTTGACGGTTACCGGGGGGCCGTTCTGGTGGTGGGGCATACGGATTCCACCGGCAAAGCGGATTCAAACTGGAGTATTTCGCTAAGCCGGGCCAATGCGATCAAGGCCTGGCTTACGTCCATGACGGCGTACTCGGGGCGTATATATGCCCGGGGCATGGCAGACAGCCAGCCGCTGGCAGATAACACCAGTGATGAAAACAGGAGCCGTAACCGCAGGGTAGAAGTCATGTTACTGGCTAAAGGTTTGCACGCATGGCGATAA